TTTCTAATCAAAACCAGGTCGTTGGGGGTGAAACTTCTTCGAATGACCTTTTTATTGTATTTGtttgtcatcctttgtttcaatgctgcttctcttatctgagcTTGTTCTCAGACTTCAGGGAGTAGCTCAAGTTCTTCTTTGTGTCCCTGTATATTTTTGACCTCGTCATAAAAGCTCACCCATGGACTTTGCTCGTTGACTTCAACTAGTATCATAGCTTCTAcgccataagcaagtcggaagggtgtttttcctgtggcagactgaggtgtagtctgataagcccatagtacttgaggGAGTTCTTCAGCCCATGCTCTCTTTGTATCTTGCAACCTTTTCTTCAACCCTGCCAGtataactttgttggctgcctcgactTGTCCATTCGCTTGTGGatgttctaccgaggtgaactggtacttgatcttcatactggctaccaggtTTTTGAAGGTTGAGTtggtgaactgggtaccattatCAGTGATGATGGAGTGAGGTACTCCATACCTTGTGATAATATTTTTGTAGAGAAATCTCTGACTTATCTGGGCTGTGATGATGGCCAAAGGTTCTGCTTTGATCCACTTCGTGAAGTAGTCTACCCCCATTATTAGGTATTTTACTTGTCCAGGCGCTTGGAGAAAGGGTCCTAATAAGTCTAatccccattttgcgaaaggtcatggagaagttatactaatgagctcCTCGGGGGGAGCGACGTGGAAGTTCATGTGCATTTGGCATGGCTGGCACTTCTTCAcgaattctgtggcatctttctgcaaggtcggccagtagaacccagcTCGGATGACTTTCCTAGCTAATGACCTGGCTCCGAGATAGTTTCCGCAGATACCAATGTGGACCTCCTCTAAGACTTCTATTGTCTTTGAGGTTGGgacgcactttaacaatggtggtgATATCCCCCTTTTAcagaggatatttttcaccaaagtgtagttttgtgcttccctccaaattttcttggcctctttttcctctttgggtagGATGTCAAATTCTAGGTATTAGATTAAAGGGTTCATCCATTCGAGGTCTAATCCAAAGACTTCAAGGACGTCTTGCTTGGCCTCTGTTTTTACTACAGAGGATTTTTGGAGAGTTTCTTGTATCAGGCTTCTATTATTACCCCCTGGCTTGGTACTCGCAAgcttggagagggcgtctgctctgctgttgagatcccgagttatatgcttgACCTCGGTTTCTATAAAGCGCCTAAGATACTCCAAGGTTTTGTCCAACTACCTCTTCATATTAGGGTCTTTAGCCTGATACTCCCCATTTATTTGGGATGTCACCACCTGAGAGTCgctgaacacaactacttttgtTGCGCTGACTTCCTCTGCCAGCTTTAACCCTgtaatcaaggcttcatattctgcctgattgttagaagctgggaattcaaacttgATGGAGACTTCTATTTGTGTTCCCTCTTAGttgaccaatattatgcctgcaccacttccatttttgtttgaggatccatctacatatagCTCCCATGTAGTGGAGGCTTCCTCTTGTTCTCCTGCATATTCTGCCACGAAATCAGTGAGACATTGGGCTTTAATTGTCGTCCGAGTTTCGTACTTTAAGTCGAACTCGGATAGCTCTATTACCTATTGGACGATTCTGCCTGCaatatccgtcttttggaggatttgcttcatgggctggttcgttCGAACCTTTATTGTGTGAGTTTGGAAATAAGGCCGTAACCTTCGAGAGGCTACAATTAAGGCATATGCAAACTTTTCAAGTTTTTGATACCTCAATTCAAGGCCTTGTAGgactttgctggtgaagtacaCAGGATGTTGCCCGACCTCATCTTCCCATATTAGAGCTGATGCGACAGCTTTGTCTACTACAGACAAATACAGGACGAGTTCTTCCCCAACCTTAGGTCGGGTCAGAatgggaggttggcttaaaaaccttttgaaatcctggaattCTTTTTCGCACTCAGAagtccattcaaactggcatCTTTTTCTTAGTAGAGAAAAAAGTGGTagggatcttaatgctgatcctgccaagaacctggagagggcAGCAAGCCATCTGTTCAGCTGCTGGACCTCTTTCAAGAAAGTTGGGCTTTTTATTTCTAGGACTGCTttacacttgtcgggattggcttcgattctcctttgtgtgagcatgaatccTAAAAACTTTCATGCCTCTACTACAAAGGTGgattttgcgggatttagtctcatcccatgcatcCTTATGGTGCTGAAAACTTACGAAAGGTCAGGTAGGAAGTTGGCATCATCCTTGgtttttaccagcatatcgtctacgtagacttccatcAATCCCCCAATGTGAGGTGTAAACACCCTATTCATCAGCTTTTGATATGTGGCTCAAGCATTTTTTAGTCGAAAGggcatgaccacatagcaatAGTTTGCCCTAAGCGTGatgaatgttgttttttcttgatccggttTGTACATcaagatttgattgtatcccgagtaggcatccataaagGACAAGTACTGGTATCCTGAGCTGGAGTCTACCAGAGTATCAATGCTtggaagtggatatgggtctttgggacaTGCCTTGTTCAGGtcagtgtaatcgacgcacattctccacttgccttttttatttttttactagcaCCACATTTGTCAGCCACACCGGATATTTGACCTCTTTGATGAACCCGGCTTCTAGGAGGGTTGCACTTGTTCTTCCACTACTTGAGCTCGTTCAAGTCCAAGCTTCCTTCTTCTTTGATGAACAGGTCGTGAACCGGGGTAAACTGATAGTTTGTGCGACATGAGTTCGGGATCTATCCCTGgaatgtcggaggctttccaggcgaagaggtcagaATTTTCTTGTACGAGCTTTATAAGCTTTTTCTTCAAATCTTCTTTCAGGTTGGCTCCTACCttggtgttttttccttcctcttctccgACTTGTACTTCCTCAGTTTTTTCCCCTGGTTGTGGTCGCAACTCTTCCTTGGCTCTAACCCCTCCAAGCTCAATTGTGTGCACCTCCTTGCGTTTTCCTCTCTGGTTCATGCTTTCATTGTAGTATTTCCTTGCTAGTTTCTGGTCTCCCCTGATAGTTGCTATTCCCTCTGGTGTtgaaaatttcatgcaaaggtgaggggtggataccactgctccgagccAATTTTGGGTAGTTCTGCCGATTAGGGTATTGTAGGCTGACCCTACATCGACGTCTATGAAGTcgatgctcagagttttggatttcGCCCCTTTTTCAAAAGTTGTGTGAAGGGGTATGAATCTCAATGGTTTTATTGGTGTCTCCCCCAGTCCATACAGAGTATCAGAGTAAGCTTTCAATTCCTTTTCGTCTAATCCTAGCTTATCAGATGCTGGTTTAAACAAAATGTCGGCTGAGCTTCCTTGATCCACCAGGGTTCTGTGAAGATGGGAATTTTCAAGAATCATAGTTATCACCACTGGATCATCATGTCTAGGAATAATTCTTCGCCCCCGACCTAGAAGACTTCCTTCAAGTGTCTCTTGCGAGATGATTTTGTGAGGCCGCCTCCACCGAATCCCCccgagatcatatgtatatgtctttctgggtctgtggtggtggatctcttcagTCCTTGTCATCTCGCTTCCTCTTCCCATGATGATCCGACCTTTCAACGAGATATCTGTCCAGTCGACCTTCTCTGACCAGTTTTTCTATCACGTTTTTTTGGTCATAATACTCATTCATTGAGTgaccatatatcttatggtactcagAGTAGTCACCACGACTCtctccctttttatttttgatgggtCTAGGGGGAAGTAGTCTTTCAGTATGGCAAATTTTCCTGTAGACATCGACTAGAAAAACTCTTAGAGGACTATAGGAGTGATATCTCCTAGGCCTTTCAGGGCCaacttcctctttcttcttgggctctctctctcttttaatgAGTGAGAGTGCCCAGGTCGCCAGCTTGGTTCTCGAAGTCTGgcgtttttctccatgttgatgtacttctcgtctctctcctgtacatcacttagggaggtcgggtgccttttcgatatggactgggagaagggaccttctcgaaGTCCATTTACTAGGCCCATAATCACTTTCTCcatgggcaggtcttgaatctccaagcaCGCTTTATTGAACATTTCCATATAGTCTCTCAAATGTTCCCCGACCTCATGTTTTATTCACAGGAGGCCTGGTGCATGCtttactttgtccttctggatagaGAATCGCATCAGGAACTTTCGCGAGAGGTCGTCGAAACCGGTGACTGACCTCAGGAGAagactatcgaaccacttcatcgctgcttttgttAAAGTTGTGGGGAAAGCCTTGCAGTGAGTAGCATCAGAGGCGTCggctagatacatccgacttttgaaattgctcaaATGATGCTTTGAGTCAGTGGTTCCGTCGTAGAAGTCCATATCAGAGCTTTTAAAGTTCCTTGAAACTTTTACCCTCATGATGTCCTCACTGAACGGGTTTTCTCCTCCCAAGGGAGAATCTTCTCGTTCGCTACGGGAGCTTCGACTTTTGAGAGTAGATTCCAACCTTAAGAGTTTTTCTTCTACCTCTTTTCGTCGCTCTATCTCGTTCCGCAAGTTCCTTTCGGCCTCTCGCTGTCGTTCCAGCTCTTGCTCCAACTGTTCTAGGCGCCCTTGGTGACCGTGAAACAATCCCATGAAGTTAGCCGCATGGGGTTGCCCCTCTTTTCCGGATTCGCACCCTTTAGAAGAGTTTGCCTTTGGGTCTTTCAACCCAGAGGTGCCTTCTCTATGTTGATTGGTCACCCCTTGGTGATTGTCGATATCGTCGTCGTTGTTTCCAACGTCCTGATTTTCTTGCTCGGAATCGGATGCAATATGGCTATCTTCGTGTGAGTCATCCGCCATTACTGGTTGATCTTGCAGGTCCCTGACAACAGCGCCAATGTTACGTTGGGTAACTAGAGGTTAGTGGACTGGACTCGTTGGGTTGACCCAATCGTCTGAAGGAGAAAGCTCTTTGACTAGCTTCGCGTCTGggagcctccgtccgacttgtgtgtaTGAGAGAATGGGGAgtggtacctacaaagacactccgatgcctaagttagcaaaggggtaagcaggtttttagagtattggaacttaaagATACctaaggggtgtcagtgtatttatagtggtgaactaataaccaccgttggagtagtttcaccttttaaggaggataaccgtccctttagggaagttgagatatggctcttagaagtgggttgagagattttaggggcagttacttatttgaataggtTTTATCTGCTAGCTAATCTTCacttccgacttctttggagtaAGTCGTGGTTAGATCCGACTTCTTGGGCAGTGTCGAATGAGGGCCAATTTTTAGATTGGGCCTTTCATCTGGACCTGAACTTTAGTGTTGGGttctaatatttaaattaaaatatataattacattctataattttattacaaaagaaaaataaataatgcataggataattgagaaataaaaataattaccaataatcaaattgaaattaaattaatttggGATGATGAATATATTTGTTTTTGGCTCTATGTATATACCTTAACGGTTTCTATTCGTTCAAAAAATTTAATTGTATTTATTTGTTTGCAAGGATTCCTTATATATATCAATGTATCCAATTCCCGAATGTCAAATTATCCCGTTGGCTTTCATACTACGTGGGATATAACATTTAAAATAACAAGGAGGAAAAATTAAACACACGTATATGACGCAACTAATAGAGATAGTTTGAATATTCAAATTAAGAAGGAAAACGATTATTCATTCCTCAGGAACCACAAGAAAATTCAAACATTTATCCACGGTATGGACACATGCTTCTTTGAATAGTTAACTGCTGTGAATAAAGgggaaaattaagaaaataagtcAGTCAATATGATTTATGGAAATTGGAACGTATTCGAAAGTTTATACTACTAACAAAAATGACTTTAAAAGATGCTAATTAACGacaaataaaatttcgaaaaatttaaaaatataatataatatatatatatatatatatatatatatatatatatatatatatatatatatatatatatatattgaagataagattttaatataattttttgtaagtactattaaaaaaataaaactttttaatttttaaaatttgataattttatatcaagtaaattttaaaaaaaagtttttgacTACAAATGAccaaattcttttgaaaaataaaaagaaaaacctaaaaaccaaattttgctctaattttttttacatcttttaaatatttattcaaatattcaaAGCTTTTAAGCATTACAAGCCGTTTGCTTTGGTCAATGGAACGCATTTGTATAGCAAATACGGGAATGTGCTACTAGTTGTTATTGTCCAAGATGAAAACAATAACATTCTTTCTATCGCTTTTGCACTAGTTGAATCCGAGTTTACTGAGtcattgtattatttttttcgtAATGAACATGAGGGAGCACGTTACTCTGTAGCATGGCATGCTTCTTAGATATGATAGATCTCAAGCCATTCACGTTGTTCTTAATGCTGCCAATAGTAGTTGGCATCCTCCTACAACTCACCATGCTTATTGCATATGTCATATGGCTTCCAACTTCAATATCCAGTTCAAATATGTAGAGAGAAAATAGTATCTTGTAAATGTAACTTATAGTCCCAATAAAGAAGAATATGGTTGGTACTTGGACGCGTTGAAGGGGTTATCAAGAGATATGCTTGATTGGGCACTAAGGTTTAAGAAGGCACTATGGCTCCAGCACTGTGATGAAGGTCCTTGGCTTAGTCACATGACAACAAATCTCTCTGAGTATATCAACATTGTTCTAAAGGGACGAGGAACCTTCCTGTAGCTGCTATTGTGAGGGCAACTTATGAGCGGCTGCAACAACTATTTGTATGCAAGGATTATGAAGTGCAAGCTCAATTGAATTCTGGTCAGGTGTTCTCACAACAATTACTAGCAGTGATAGAGAAGAACAAAAAGTCATTACCAAAGATGACGGTCACTCATTGTAGTCGTAGGGCTTTGGTTTTTAGTATGGATGAGACGGAGCTTTTGGAGGGATGGAGCCAAAATTCATATCATGTTAAGATTAACATGCGGTAGTGCGATTGTGGAGTTTTCCAAGCCTTGCACTATCCTTATCGTCACGCTTTAGCTGCATGTTCTACAGCGAGCATTGAGTGGGGCGCATTTGTTGATCCAGTATATCAGATGGATTCAGTATTCAAAGTTTATGAGATTGAGTTTTCTTCTATATCAGACGAGAAGATGCGAACCCCATGGTATGGTACAAGGCTCAAGCCAAATCCATCTATCTGCAGGAAAGTGAAAGGATGACTGGCATCAACACACCTGCGTAATGAGATAGACACAGTTGAGAGATCTAAGAAGAGGTGTGATCTTTGTCGGCAGCAAGATCATACAAGGCGAGAATGTCCTAACGCTCCAATATCGAATCATCAGTGATATAGTCTTTTAATATCAATGTAGTCTTGTTTTATGTTAACTTCAAAAAGTTTATGTAATCTTAACGTTTGTGTCCAAGTCTTTAATCATTTGAATAAAAGGCGTTGTTTCCATCATTATGGTGAGTTTTCATATTTTCAAATAGAGCATTCGGATAAATAATATAACATACATATCAAAGATGAGCAACTACTACATAATTCAGCTAGTAACAAGAGTTCTAAAGGTTATAAGTACCTGAAAACAAATATATAATACGAAGCATTATAAAAGAGATACAGTGAAGGAACTATGACTGTCCAGGATGGTGATCAAGTCAGTGGCTCATCCCATATGTAGATGGACGTGCCTGTTACAGACGAATCACAGGCTGGTTAGTGAAGAGAATGACTGATGACCAGATGACGAGAGTGACTGATAACCTGGAGGTGAAGGAGGTGGCACAACAGTCTGGTACGCTCATGTGGGTTGTATAGGAGGATATACTGGAGCCACCTGTGTAGTCTTATACTTTGAGAGTATAATGGTAACCTCACTCCACGGAAGGTGAAAAGTATGGGTCTCTAGTCTCCACCGCTCTACAAATGCAAAGAGTAAGGTATTATCGAAGATGAAATTCCTTAGCTCTACTGCATGTCCAAACCTAGCCTCCCTATATAAGGTAGTAGCACCTCAGGCAGCGGAAGTCCCAAAGTCACACGACGTGCCAAGAGCAATCTAGGTGATTATACAACTACTATTCATTAGTCTTCTAAAACTTATTGCCTATTTCATTTGATAttgttttacaataaaataattacgaatataacttaattaaatttaattaaacaaGCTAATGCACAtgattatatatgtattatttactTAATAATACAATTTACTTAAATTTAAGCATGACTCATaaactaatttaatgcaaaaaaatattatttaattaagaataacaaataaaaattataattattttataataactaacatgacaaataaaaattatatcataTCACAAACTAATTTAATGTAcaaaagaatattttattttattaaaaataacaaataaatattataattatttcatAATAAACTAACacgacaaataaaaaatatttcatatcattaattaatttaatgcACAACaggatatattatttaattaaaaataacaaataaaaattatatcatataCACATAATTAAATTCTAATCTTCTACTTTTTTAACAATTCTCATCCAAGTAAATACTAAACATctaattaactaaaattaaataaatcaaaatatattaactaattttctattaaaaataacTGATAGATAAAACTGATCTCGAAATCCAAAACTTCAGCTACATGCCAGATTGCGTTCAATCTGTTAATATTTTTTGATCAAATGTAATTCTCTCGTCTAATTATGTCTACTTTTAAAACTATCATAAACTCTAAAAATGTGAAATGAAACAATGAATTTTCGTTACACAATCCTTAggcttttttattaaaataaataaaaaaaattaattccttAAATACGCATACATGAAATTAATTCTCACAATACGCAGCTTCATCTCAAGGGAGTCACCCACGAATTGGGTTTCGCTACCAACTCCGGGAAGGTACCAACGAAATGGAGAGATTGCCTGACAAAATTTACGTGAAACTCCAAATCAAGCATATCAGGTGAGGCGCCCACGAATTGGGCCAAGGCGTGGCTAGCCCACGCGAAATGGTGCATTTTCATTTCGGTGCCCA
This region of Arachis hypogaea cultivar Tifrunner chromosome 8, arahy.Tifrunner.gnm2.J5K5, whole genome shotgun sequence genomic DNA includes:
- the LOC140174667 gene encoding uncharacterized protein; translation: MILENSHLHRTLVDQGSSADILFKPASDKLGLDEKELKAYSDTLYGLGETPIKPLRFIPLHTTFEKGAKSKTLSIDFIDVDVGSAYNTLIGRTTQNWLGAVVSTPHLCMKFSTPEGIATIRGDQKLARKYYNESMNQRGKRKEVHTIELGGVRAKEELRPQPGEKTEEVQVGEEEGKNTKVGANLKEDLKKKLIKLVQENSDLFAWKASDIPGIDPELMSHKLSVYPGSRPVHQRRRKLGLERAQVVEEQVQPS